aatgtatattataaatatacataaatatatatattatgtttaaatgtacatttatataaatgttcaatatatataatatatattatgtatatattaaatatatataatatataacatttatataaatgtataataacatatttataatatatataatatatataatatttatatttatataaatatataaaaatataaaaatatattttatataaaataaaatatttataatatgtataaataaatatatttaaattaatataatatatatatatcctatgcataattgaaatatacaaattgaaataaacatattaaacatgtatttggagttgtttttgatatattgtttggatatggtgtttttggagttgtttttgaaatacacatttactgtagcatttggattatgaaaaacagtttttcaaaaacaggcCCAAAAACAAGAATCCAAACGGAccctcaggttccaaacaggcccaatatttaaatatatatagtGACCGAATCGATTGGGCCACTTATCAACAATCCAATGATCCACCTCTGTTGCCGGATCCCGGTCGGGTTTAATTACTATGACCGTAACAGACATAAAAACAAACGTCAGAGAACTCCGGTGGTAGTTTCCCTTCTCGTAGTACTTAGGTAGTTTGGCTATTGGCTGGGGTAATATGGTCCAGTTGGTATTTGTTGACAAAAGCAAACCAAAACAGCCCTCAAAACTAAACAAGGGCTTCAATAAAACCCCAATCCACTCCCCACCCGGCGAAGACGACTTTAGCTGATTTTCTTAGCGGGAGTTTAGAGGAGAGACGCCCTagtttttttccccctttctttcttgtttagaTTTTGAGGAAGACAACGTCATCAATAGTCGACGACCCCATCATCGAAATGCAGAACGATTTTGATCGGCTGCTCTATTTCGAGGGCACTCGCAGACAGGCAGAGGAAAAATATGCTCAAAATCCTTACGATGCCGATGTCcgtatatatagatatatatattttaatgtttcttttgtttgtatTTCCCTTTAACTATAACTGGCCGAATATGAATATCTTTTTAAGGGGGAAAATAGAGAAAAAGACGTTAGGTTATTTATGCGTGCGCGTATGATTATAAGTAGATGATTTTTTTGAGCAAAAGAAGAGTGGTGATTTGTTAAATTGGTTGATGCAGAATCTGACGAAATGGGGAGGGGCGCTGCTGGAGTTATCTCAGTTTCAGACTGTTCCTGAGTCCAAGAAGATGATTCTGGGTACTCTCATATTTGCCATATGCGCTTTTTTTTTACTGCCTTTTATTTCTTGTTGTTAAGTTTTAGGTTTTTAATTCATACCCTGTGGaagagaaacaaaaattttgttGTAATACCTTAGGCAGAAAGGACACATGTTAAAATTTACAAAAGGTGGTTCTAAACGATATATAGTGGTGACGCAAGGAAAAAGATAACAACTGAATGCTGTAACTTTATTCGAGAAAAAGAAGGTTCGGCTGCTTTTTTATTGAATCGGGTAATTGATTATGGTTCATATATTGTTATATATTGAATCATCTCCTTTTGCTTGCTTTGTGATAGCTTGATTTGATTGTATAGATGCCATATCGAAGTTGGAGGAGGCCTTGCAAGTTAATCCCAAAAATCACGATACATTGTGGGTTTTGGGAAATGCACATACTTCGCAGGCATTTCTGACTCCTGATGAAGACGAGGCCAGGGTTTATTTTGACAGAGCAACTTTGTATTTCCAACAAGCTGCTGCC
This portion of the Coffea eugenioides isolate CCC68of chromosome 11, Ceug_1.0, whole genome shotgun sequence genome encodes:
- the LOC113753182 gene encoding mitochondrial import receptor subunit TOM20; translation: MQNDFDRLLYFEGTRRQAEEKYAQNPYDADNLTKWGGALLELSQFQTVPESKKMILDAISKLEEALQVNPKNHDTLWVLGNAHTSQAFLTPDEDEARVYFDRATLYFQQAAAEDPSNELYRKSLEVAAKAPELHMEIHKHGSLQQAMGTAPTTSSGTKPSAKKKKSSDLKYDIFGWVILAVGIVAWVGFAKSHVPPPPPR